A part of Thermocrinis albus DSM 14484 genomic DNA contains:
- a CDS encoding hydrogenase small subunit has product METFYEALKRHGVSRRDFLKFATTITGIMGLAPTMVPEVVRALETRPRTPVLWLHGLECTCCSESFIRSSTPLASDVVLTMISLEYDDTLSAAAGDAIEKHREEIMKKYWGKYILAVEGNPPLGEDGMYCIVGGRPFLEVLKETAEGAMAVIAWGSCASWGCVQAAKPNPTTAVPIDKVIKDKPIIKVPGCPPIAEVMTGVIMHIALFGSIPPLDAQGRPKQYYGNRIHDTCYRRAFFNAGQFVERFDDEGAKKGWCLYKVGCRGPTTYNSCGNIRWYNGLSYPIQAGHGCIGCAEDNFWDNGPFYQRLTTIPVPSVEANADKVGVAVATAAAAGAVLHGVVSKIRNKDKEGGE; this is encoded by the coding sequence ATGGAGACCTTCTACGAGGCTCTAAAGCGGCACGGCGTAAGCCGGAGGGATTTCTTAAAGTTTGCCACCACCATAACAGGTATCATGGGACTGGCCCCCACCATGGTGCCGGAGGTGGTGAGAGCCTTAGAGACAAGACCCCGTACACCTGTCCTGTGGCTTCACGGGCTTGAGTGTACCTGCTGTTCAGAATCTTTCATAAGATCCTCCACGCCTCTAGCTTCGGACGTAGTTCTCACCATGATATCCCTCGAGTACGATGACACGCTATCTGCCGCCGCTGGAGATGCCATCGAGAAGCACAGGGAAGAGATAATGAAAAAGTACTGGGGTAAGTACATACTGGCCGTTGAAGGGAACCCACCCCTCGGTGAGGATGGTATGTACTGTATAGTGGGTGGAAGACCCTTTTTGGAAGTTTTGAAGGAAACTGCTGAAGGTGCTATGGCCGTTATAGCTTGGGGATCTTGTGCCAGCTGGGGATGTGTACAGGCAGCGAAACCAAACCCCACCACCGCTGTGCCCATAGATAAGGTAATAAAGGACAAACCTATCATCAAGGTACCTGGATGCCCTCCCATTGCGGAAGTGATGACGGGTGTTATAATGCACATAGCCCTTTTCGGAAGCATACCTCCCTTAGATGCTCAAGGAAGACCCAAGCAGTACTACGGTAATAGGATTCACGACACGTGTTACAGGAGAGCCTTCTTCAATGCAGGTCAGTTTGTGGAAAGATTTGACGATGAAGGAGCAAAGAAAGGGTGGTGTCTCTACAAGGTAGGGTGCAGAGGACCGACCACCTACAACTCTTGTGGTAACATAAGATGGTACAACGGTTTGTCCTACCCCATTCAAGCAGGTCACGGTTGTATAGGGTGTGCTGAGGATAACTTCTGGGACAACGGTCCCTTCTACCAAAGACTGACCACTATACCTGTACCATCGGTAGAAGCCAACGCTGATAAAGTAGGTGTAGCTGTGGCTACTGCCGCAGCAGCAGGTGCTGTACTGCATGGTGTTGTTTCTAAGATAAGAAACAAAGATAAAGAAGGAGGTGAGTGA
- a CDS encoding phosphoribosyltransferase has translation MIFPDRETAGKLLGGYIKENLKDPKDILVLGIPRGGVVVAKEVAKVLGADMSILLVRKLGVPENPELAFGAIDPDGNIYLDEETVKHFRLSEEDIKRIAKKELEKIRERERLFLKNRTPNFSGKTVILVDDGIATGMTVTAGAEYLRRKGAEKVIVASPVCPRDILPKLMKHAEVVLCYHVSDQHPFAVGMFYRDFRQVEDDEVIRVLS, from the coding sequence ATGATCTTCCCAGATAGGGAGACGGCCGGTAAACTGTTGGGAGGTTATATAAAAGAGAACCTAAAGGATCCGAAAGACATCCTTGTATTGGGCATACCTAGGGGTGGGGTGGTAGTGGCCAAGGAGGTGGCAAAAGTCTTAGGTGCGGACATGAGTATCCTTCTGGTGAGAAAGTTGGGAGTACCGGAAAACCCGGAACTGGCCTTCGGCGCCATAGATCCTGATGGGAATATCTACTTAGACGAAGAGACAGTAAAGCATTTCCGCCTTTCGGAAGAGGATATAAAGAGAATAGCCAAGAAGGAACTGGAAAAGATAAGGGAGAGGGAGAGACTTTTCCTAAAGAACCGCACACCCAACTTCTCCGGAAAGACGGTCATCTTAGTGGACGATGGTATAGCTACGGGTATGACGGTAACCGCAGGAGCTGAGTATCTACGAAGAAAGGGTGCCGAGAAGGTGATAGTAGCTTCTCCTGTTTGTCCCAGAGACATCCTTCCTAAACTGATGAAACATGCAGAGGTGGTTCTGTGTTATCACGTATCTGATCAACATCCCTTTGCTGTAGGTATGTTCTACAGAGACTTCAGACAGGTAGAGGACGATGAGGTCATCAGGGTGTTGTCATAA
- a CDS encoding HyaD/HybD family hydrogenase maturation endopeptidase, whose translation MVLGVGNILLSDEGLGVHAVNQLKRNCSFGDDLQLLDGGTLGIDLLYYMEGVDKLLIIDAVLGGGPPGTLYLLKDHEVKSHFRKKVSAHEVGVQEVLALAELTGKKPAEIVLIGMEPFSFEVSTDLSDPVKEKMPELLMAVIEQLKNWGVEVRCHGDHHLG comes from the coding sequence ATGGTACTCGGAGTGGGCAACATTCTTCTCTCGGATGAGGGATTAGGTGTGCATGCTGTCAACCAACTTAAAAGAAACTGTAGTTTCGGAGATGATCTACAACTGTTGGACGGTGGTACTTTGGGAATAGACTTGCTTTATTACATGGAGGGTGTGGATAAACTTCTGATAATAGACGCGGTGCTGGGTGGTGGTCCCCCCGGCACCTTATACCTTCTGAAGGATCATGAGGTGAAATCCCATTTCAGAAAGAAGGTCTCCGCTCATGAGGTGGGCGTACAGGAGGTCCTCGCACTGGCAGAACTCACAGGTAAAAAGCCGGCGGAGATAGTACTGATAGGTATGGAGCCCTTCTCTTTTGAGGTTTCAACAGATTTGTCAGATCCTGTAAAGGAAAAGATGCCTGAGCTTCTGATGGCTGTGATAGAACAACTGAAGAACTGGGGTGTGGAGGTTCGATGCCATGGTGACCATCACCTTGGATGA
- the sat gene encoding sulfate adenylyltransferase translates to MAAEPYGGHLVNRVIPERERERVLEEASRFPRLEMDMDTALDVENIATGVFSPLKGFMTKEELESVAHNMTLPDGLVWTIPILLQLPQRPQFQKGDRVALTFRGKVRAILEVKDIYTLDLLTIAKAVWGTDSTEHPGVNKFLSRGEWAVGGEIWLVEKMENPYSVWLLEPAETRKIFQYRGWKTVVGFQTRNAPHRGHEYLQRLGLEIADGLFINPVLGWKKSDDFDSLTVIKAYQLLINTYYPVDRVLLAGLATAMRYAGPREAVFHAIVRKNFGCTHFVVGRDHAGVGNFYGPYDAHRIFDRLPSSIGIEVIKVSDVFYCRKCEGMASSKSCGHSEEERIYVSMTKIRKMLAEGELPPEEMIRPDIARFLLRHYSYQGTSL, encoded by the coding sequence ATGGCGGCAGAACCCTACGGTGGTCATCTGGTGAACAGAGTTATTCCGGAAAGAGAAAGGGAGCGTGTGCTAGAAGAGGCTTCCCGCTTTCCGAGACTGGAGATGGACATGGACACAGCCCTCGACGTGGAAAACATAGCCACCGGTGTTTTCTCCCCTTTAAAGGGTTTTATGACAAAGGAGGAACTGGAAAGTGTGGCCCACAACATGACGTTACCGGATGGTCTCGTGTGGACCATACCCATACTTCTTCAACTTCCTCAAAGACCTCAGTTTCAGAAAGGGGACAGGGTGGCGCTCACCTTTCGTGGTAAGGTCAGAGCCATACTGGAGGTGAAGGATATATATACTCTGGATCTTTTGACTATAGCGAAGGCTGTGTGGGGAACCGACAGCACAGAGCATCCTGGTGTGAACAAATTCCTCTCCAGAGGTGAATGGGCAGTAGGAGGAGAGATATGGCTGGTGGAAAAAATGGAGAATCCCTACTCCGTGTGGTTGTTGGAACCTGCAGAAACCAGGAAGATCTTCCAGTACAGAGGATGGAAAACAGTGGTGGGGTTCCAAACAAGAAATGCACCACACAGGGGGCATGAGTATTTGCAAAGGCTAGGCTTGGAGATAGCAGACGGTCTGTTCATAAACCCGGTACTCGGTTGGAAGAAGTCTGACGATTTTGATTCCCTTACTGTTATTAAAGCTTACCAACTTCTTATAAACACTTACTATCCCGTAGATAGGGTGCTGCTGGCAGGGTTGGCTACAGCCATGAGATACGCAGGTCCAAGGGAGGCGGTGTTTCACGCCATTGTGAGAAAAAACTTTGGGTGTACCCACTTTGTGGTAGGAAGGGATCATGCTGGAGTAGGTAATTTTTACGGGCCCTACGACGCTCACCGTATCTTTGACCGGCTTCCTTCCTCCATAGGTATAGAGGTGATCAAGGTGTCAGATGTGTTCTACTGTAGGAAATGTGAGGGTATGGCTTCTTCCAAAAGTTGTGGTCACAGTGAGGAAGAGAGGATCTACGTTAGCATGACCAAAATAAGGAAGATGTTGGCGGAAGGAGAACTACCTCCGGAAGAGATGATAAGACCCGACATAGCGCGTTTTCTTCTTAGACATTACTCCTACCAGGGAACGAGCTTATAA
- a CDS encoding nickel-dependent hydrogenase large subunit: MARVVVDPVTRIEGHLRIELIVDEKSGKVLDAVSSGTMWRGIELIVRNRDPRDVWAFTQRICGVCTSIHALASVRCVEDALDIQIPKNANYIRNIMYGSLQVHDHLVHFYHLHALDWVSPLEALKADPVQTAVLQNQLLEKYGAITELMPDFMGHRAYPKKFPKATPGYYRTFQERIKKVVESGQLGIFAAHWWDHPDYKLLPPEVHLMAVAHYLNMLDVQREFFIPQVVFGGKNPHPHYLVGGMTCSISFEDMNAPINAERLAVVEDSIYTQIEAVNYFYLIDLLAIGHLYVQKGQTYGGGLAKKRVIGYGEFPDEPYRNIKGGDYHAKILYHSNGVVEDFAEGVEKAKYYPMVGKDFTNPEVIQEFVAHSWYKYPDETKGLHPWDGITEPNYTGPKEGTKTQWKYLDEKGKYSWIKSPRWRGKPCEVGPLARYIVIYTAVKQGHIKPSWMDEMVVRQIDLVSKVLGLPPHVWLPTTVGRTAARGLEAQVGAAANLYFFKKLVDNIKAGDTAVANMEKWDPSTWPKEAKGVGITEAPRGSLGHWCVIKDGKIANYQCVVPTTWNGSPRDPMGGQGAFEECMKDTPVKVVDKPLEVLRGIHSFDPCLACSTHLYDTEGREILKVKVL; this comes from the coding sequence ATGGCGAGAGTGGTGGTGGACCCAGTAACCAGAATCGAAGGCCATTTAAGGATCGAGTTGATAGTGGACGAAAAGAGTGGAAAAGTGTTGGATGCTGTATCTTCTGGAACTATGTGGCGCGGTATAGAACTCATAGTGCGTAACAGAGACCCAAGAGACGTATGGGCCTTCACCCAAAGGATCTGTGGTGTGTGTACTTCCATACACGCTCTCGCATCGGTACGTTGTGTGGAGGACGCTCTCGATATCCAGATACCCAAGAATGCCAATTACATAAGGAACATCATGTACGGATCCCTGCAAGTACACGACCACTTGGTACACTTCTATCACCTACACGCCCTCGACTGGGTTTCACCTTTAGAGGCTCTGAAAGCTGATCCTGTTCAAACAGCAGTTTTACAAAATCAACTTTTGGAAAAATACGGTGCCATAACGGAGCTCATGCCCGACTTTATGGGGCACAGGGCCTATCCTAAAAAATTTCCTAAAGCCACGCCTGGCTATTACAGAACGTTCCAAGAGAGGATAAAGAAAGTAGTAGAGAGTGGCCAGCTAGGTATATTTGCAGCACACTGGTGGGATCACCCTGACTACAAACTGTTGCCTCCCGAAGTTCACCTGATGGCGGTAGCTCACTACCTTAACATGTTGGACGTGCAGAGAGAATTCTTTATACCTCAGGTGGTCTTTGGCGGTAAGAACCCGCACCCCCATTACCTTGTAGGTGGTATGACCTGTTCCATATCCTTTGAGGATATGAACGCTCCCATAAACGCTGAAAGACTGGCGGTGGTGGAGGACTCAATCTATACTCAGATAGAAGCTGTCAACTACTTCTACCTCATTGATCTTTTGGCTATAGGACACCTGTACGTTCAAAAAGGCCAAACATACGGTGGTGGACTGGCCAAGAAGAGGGTAATAGGGTACGGGGAGTTTCCAGATGAACCTTACAGAAATATAAAGGGTGGGGACTATCACGCCAAGATTCTGTACCACTCTAATGGTGTGGTAGAAGACTTCGCGGAGGGTGTAGAAAAGGCTAAATACTATCCTATGGTAGGTAAGGACTTTACCAACCCTGAAGTGATACAGGAGTTTGTGGCCCACTCTTGGTACAAGTATCCTGACGAGACGAAAGGGCTTCATCCTTGGGATGGTATAACAGAACCTAACTATACGGGACCAAAAGAAGGAACTAAGACCCAGTGGAAGTACCTTGACGAAAAAGGAAAATACTCATGGATAAAATCTCCCAGATGGCGCGGAAAGCCCTGCGAGGTTGGCCCGCTTGCCCGTTATATAGTTATCTACACCGCTGTGAAACAGGGTCATATAAAACCCTCATGGATGGATGAGATGGTGGTAAGACAGATAGATCTTGTTTCTAAGGTTCTCGGTCTTCCACCTCATGTATGGCTTCCCACCACCGTAGGAAGAACAGCGGCGAGAGGTCTGGAGGCTCAGGTAGGTGCTGCCGCCAACCTCTACTTCTTTAAGAAACTGGTAGACAACATAAAGGCAGGAGACACAGCGGTTGCCAACATGGAAAAGTGGGATCCTTCCACGTGGCCCAAGGAGGCCAAGGGCGTAGGTATAACTGAAGCTCCCCGTGGATCACTAGGTCACTGGTGTGTTATCAAGGACGGTAAAATAGCCAACTATCAATGTGTCGTTCCTACCACATGGAACGGTAGTCCAAGGGATCCTATGGGAGGACAAGGAGCCTTCGAAGAGTGTATGAAAGACACACCCGTTAAGGTAGTAGACAAGCCCCTGGAAGTTCTAAGAGGTATACACTCCTTTGACCCATGCCTTGCGTGTTCCACACACCTGTACGATACTGAGGGTAGGGAGATCCTAAAGGTAAAGGTTTTGTAA
- a CDS encoding sigma-54-dependent transcriptional regulator, whose protein sequence is MKVLLCTRDKTLCLNGVHRVEEPPEDLEGYVILLDVDTVGLSPLADLRENNVLVAITANSIPGYVMKLISLGFYDVLRKPVREDKWKELYAKLEEEFRHRERVIPFRPEDTYLHGELCEELCSIAGSTEGVMGSVLRILGKAASVDVPVLITGESGTGKESFARALWKLSSRWRGPFVAVNCAAIPHELFEAELFGYEKGAFTGATSSKRGLMEEAEKGILFLDEVGELPLSLQSKLLRVLQDRKIRRLGSNREIPVNFRLVCATNRDLKDMVKQGLFREDLYYRISVIHIHIPPLRERRSEIPMLLNYILSKVCKELGKRIEGYTEDFLRTVLEHPWPGNVRELENAIRKAVTVCYGSILTSKHLDLPSVESPSHNILTIVEEEVRRRIRAGERNIYNRLMEMMARVMAKTAYEELRSQVKAAEVLGITRTTLRKLIS, encoded by the coding sequence ATGAAGGTCCTTCTCTGTACCAGAGACAAGACACTGTGTCTGAACGGTGTGCACCGAGTGGAGGAACCACCGGAGGATCTAGAAGGTTATGTGATCCTTCTGGATGTAGATACGGTGGGCCTTTCCCCTCTTGCGGACCTCAGAGAAAACAATGTTCTCGTAGCCATTACCGCCAACAGCATACCTGGTTATGTAATGAAACTTATAAGTCTTGGATTCTACGATGTATTGAGAAAACCGGTGAGGGAGGATAAGTGGAAGGAGTTGTACGCAAAGCTGGAGGAAGAGTTCAGACATAGGGAAAGAGTTATACCTTTCAGACCAGAGGATACCTACCTCCACGGTGAGTTATGTGAGGAGCTTTGTTCCATAGCTGGTAGCACAGAAGGTGTTATGGGAAGTGTGTTACGCATACTGGGGAAGGCAGCATCCGTCGATGTGCCTGTCCTTATCACGGGCGAGTCTGGAACAGGTAAGGAATCTTTTGCTAGGGCTCTCTGGAAGCTGTCCAGCAGGTGGAGGGGACCCTTTGTAGCGGTTAACTGTGCTGCTATACCTCATGAGCTCTTTGAGGCGGAGCTCTTTGGATACGAAAAGGGAGCTTTTACCGGTGCCACGAGTTCCAAGAGAGGCTTAATGGAGGAGGCAGAAAAAGGGATACTCTTTCTGGACGAGGTGGGAGAGCTTCCCCTATCTCTACAGTCAAAGCTGCTGAGGGTTTTGCAGGACAGGAAGATACGTAGACTTGGTAGCAACAGAGAGATACCCGTCAACTTCAGGTTAGTGTGTGCCACTAACAGAGACCTGAAGGACATGGTAAAACAGGGTCTATTCAGAGAAGACCTCTACTACAGAATCAGTGTTATACATATACACATACCACCCCTCAGGGAAAGGAGATCGGAAATACCCATGCTCCTCAACTACATACTCAGTAAGGTATGCAAGGAGCTGGGTAAAAGGATAGAAGGCTATACAGAAGACTTTCTGAGAACCGTACTGGAACATCCGTGGCCTGGCAACGTAAGGGAGTTGGAAAATGCTATAAGGAAAGCTGTCACTGTATGCTACGGTTCCATACTCACGTCCAAGCACCTGGATCTTCCATCAGTGGAAAGTCCATCTCACAATATACTGACTATAGTGGAGGAAGAAGTGAGGCGAAGGATAAGGGCAGGAGAGAGGAACATCTACAACCGCTTGATGGAAATGATGGCCAGAGTTATGGCAAAAACAGCTTACGAAGAGCTCCGCTCTCAGGTAAAGGCTGCTGAGGTTTTAGGTATCACCAGGACTACCCTAAGGAAGCTTATAAGTTAA
- a CDS encoding hydrogenase expression/formation protein, with protein sequence MLMNAPYLLKEILDALKDLVEKGEEHTIYINKIPITEEDRIAILDVLGEGQITIRMESTTYPVEWRETGISGVWIGVFFDREKKPILETIEVTTFPKLAAAQKEDILESIRKLEERLKAILKDL encoded by the coding sequence ATGCTTATGAACGCACCCTATCTGCTGAAGGAGATACTGGATGCTTTAAAGGATCTGGTAGAAAAGGGGGAGGAGCACACCATATACATCAACAAGATACCTATAACGGAGGAGGACAGGATAGCCATACTAGACGTGCTGGGAGAAGGGCAGATCACCATAAGGATGGAGTCCACCACCTATCCTGTGGAGTGGAGAGAGACGGGAATAAGTGGTGTGTGGATAGGGGTTTTCTTTGACAGAGAGAAGAAACCTATACTAGAAACCATAGAGGTGACCACTTTCCCTAAGCTGGCCGCCGCTCAGAAGGAAGATATACTGGAATCTATAAGGAAACTGGAGGAGAGACTCAAAGCTATTCTTAAGGATCTCTAA
- a CDS encoding hydrogenase-1 expression HyaE, which translates to MVTITLDELKSLLRQKGDICLFLTSEARKSRIKEIFDVEVVAPELEKVFTNFRFLRINVDGVEKDIENLLSVSSVPALLILKDGEVIKVLVGIKAWNEYIEEFKSCL; encoded by the coding sequence ATGGTGACCATCACCTTGGATGAGCTCAAGAGTCTGTTAAGACAGAAAGGTGATATCTGTCTGTTTCTTACTTCCGAAGCTAGAAAAAGTAGGATAAAGGAGATATTTGATGTAGAGGTGGTAGCTCCCGAACTGGAGAAGGTTTTTACCAACTTTAGGTTCCTCCGTATTAACGTAGACGGTGTGGAAAAGGATATAGAGAATCTGTTGTCTGTTTCCTCAGTTCCCGCCCTCCTCATACTCAAGGATGGTGAGGTGATAAAGGTGTTAGTAGGTATAAAGGCCTGGAACGAATACATAGAGGAGTTCAAATCATGCTTATGA
- the cobA gene encoding uroporphyrinogen-III C-methyltransferase, giving the protein MGKVYIVGAGPGDVELLTLKAVRIIKEADVILYDRLVSEDILQLARPDCEIIYVGKEEGKHTPQDSINRMLVELSKVYRRVVRLKGGDPFVFGRGAEEALYLAQKGVEFEVVPGVSSVTGVPTYVGIPLTMRGVSSSFGVVTGHEGEGCYGVRWELSKYVDTLVVVMGVGKRQEIGRKLLELGRDAEEPVAFVERGCTSRQRVVVTSLGRLASDPPPVEPPALLVVGKVVDLINTLGKEVERWRQNPTVVIW; this is encoded by the coding sequence ATGGGTAAAGTCTACATAGTGGGAGCAGGACCTGGAGATGTGGAACTTCTTACCTTAAAGGCTGTGAGGATAATAAAGGAAGCGGATGTTATCCTCTACGACAGATTGGTCAGTGAGGACATACTCCAGTTGGCGAGACCCGACTGTGAGATTATCTACGTAGGGAAGGAAGAGGGTAAACACACACCACAGGACAGTATCAACAGGATGTTGGTGGAACTTTCTAAAGTTTACAGAAGGGTGGTGAGACTGAAGGGAGGGGATCCTTTCGTGTTTGGAAGGGGTGCGGAGGAAGCGCTCTATCTTGCTCAAAAGGGTGTTGAGTTTGAGGTGGTTCCTGGTGTCAGTTCGGTGACTGGTGTACCTACGTACGTAGGGATACCCCTCACCATGAGGGGTGTTTCTTCCTCCTTTGGAGTGGTGACTGGGCACGAGGGGGAAGGTTGTTACGGTGTGAGGTGGGAGCTGAGCAAATACGTGGACACTCTGGTGGTGGTGATGGGTGTGGGTAAGAGGCAGGAGATAGGTAGGAAGCTGTTGGAGTTGGGGAGGGATGCTGAAGAGCCCGTGGCCTTTGTGGAGAGGGGATGCACATCCAGGCAGAGGGTTGTGGTGACCAGTTTAGGTAGGTTGGCCAGTGATCCACCACCTGTGGAACCTCCTGCGTTGCTGGTGGTGGGTAAAGTGGTGGATCTAATAAACACACTGGGAAAGGAGGTAGAGAGATGGCGGCAGAACCCTACGGTGGTCATCTGGTGA
- a CDS encoding phosphoadenylyl-sulfate reductase, whose product MLYPALAGGAPPLDETEVHELAIEFEDKTAHDVLRWAIENLHPRLYIAWSGQVEDMVLLDMAWRINPAVRVFTVDTGRLHEETYRLMEEVYERYGVRIEVYFPEPSDVEKMVKEHGVNLFYRSVELRHLCCYVRKVKPLLRALSQVDGWVTGLRREQWASRHNIMKLEVDHDHGQIVKVNPLADWTEREVWQYIRENSVPYNQLYSRGYRSIGCEPCTRPVAPFEDPRAGRWWWEKDAPKECGMHCSIETGGFEKIADKLIREDKHGYKGS is encoded by the coding sequence ATGCTGTACCCTGCTTTAGCTGGTGGCGCACCGCCGCTTGATGAAACTGAAGTTCACGAACTGGCCATAGAGTTTGAGGACAAAACAGCCCATGATGTACTGCGCTGGGCCATAGAAAATCTCCATCCCAGACTTTACATAGCATGGAGTGGACAGGTGGAGGATATGGTCTTGTTGGATATGGCGTGGAGAATAAATCCGGCAGTACGTGTGTTCACCGTGGATACAGGTAGATTACACGAAGAAACCTACCGGTTGATGGAGGAAGTATACGAAAGATATGGTGTAAGGATTGAGGTCTACTTTCCAGAACCGTCCGATGTGGAGAAAATGGTGAAAGAACACGGCGTTAATCTCTTCTATCGCTCCGTAGAGCTAAGACACCTGTGCTGTTATGTAAGAAAGGTAAAACCCCTGCTGAGGGCTCTGTCTCAGGTGGACGGATGGGTTACAGGTCTCAGAAGAGAGCAATGGGCCAGTAGGCATAACATCATGAAGCTAGAAGTTGACCATGACCATGGCCAGATCGTAAAGGTCAACCCATTAGCCGATTGGACAGAGAGGGAGGTATGGCAGTACATCAGAGAAAACTCTGTACCCTACAACCAGCTCTATTCTAGAGGTTACAGAAGCATAGGTTGTGAGCCGTGCACGAGACCAGTAGCCCCCTTTGAAGATCCGAGAGCTGGTAGATGGTGGTGGGAAAAGGACGCTCCAAAAGAGTGTGGTATGCACTGCAGTATAGAGACCGGAGGCTTTGAGAAGATAGCCGACAAACTGATAAGGGAGGACAAGCATGGCTATAAGGGTTCTTGA
- a CDS encoding sulfite exporter TauE/SafE family protein, which produces MFEFAIFGFFIAFAIGLTGVGAGTLTAPLLILLGLDPAKAVGSALAFSTVVKFPAVLAHAVYKNLDYKTLLLMLVGGVPGTLLGSLLLTLFHDPSRLKKILLLVIGITVIFSILLNLLMIWKGKRLDLTRYRYLLPVACFLIGLEVGFTSAGAGALGMVLLLYFTNLSPARAVGVDIAFGLACSFVGGTSHFLQGHTDLGVFLPMSLGGLAGVFLGTHLARTVNPKPLRVIISLLLLIVAVNLIQRGLR; this is translated from the coding sequence ATGTTTGAGTTTGCTATCTTTGGATTCTTCATAGCTTTTGCCATAGGATTGACAGGTGTGGGTGCTGGTACTCTTACTGCACCTCTTCTCATCTTGCTTGGCTTAGATCCTGCAAAAGCTGTTGGTTCTGCTTTGGCCTTCTCAACAGTGGTGAAGTTCCCGGCAGTGCTTGCTCATGCCGTCTACAAAAATTTGGATTATAAAACCCTTCTCCTTATGCTTGTGGGAGGAGTTCCTGGTACACTCTTGGGTTCTCTTCTTCTCACACTGTTCCATGACCCCTCAAGATTAAAGAAGATCCTCCTTCTGGTGATAGGTATAACGGTGATCTTCTCCATCCTTCTAAATCTCCTTATGATTTGGAAAGGTAAGCGCTTGGACTTAACTAGATATAGATATCTTCTGCCTGTTGCCTGCTTCCTAATAGGCCTTGAAGTTGGTTTCACGTCTGCCGGTGCTGGAGCCTTGGGTATGGTACTGCTCTTGTACTTTACAAACCTGAGCCCTGCAAGAGCGGTTGGTGTGGATATAGCCTTTGGTCTGGCTTGTTCTTTTGTGGGTGGTACCTCTCACTTTTTACAAGGTCATACAGATTTGGGAGTTTTTCTTCCCATGTCCTTAGGTGGTCTTGCTGGAGTGTTTCTTGGAACTCATTTAGCAAGGACCGTAAACCCCAAGCCTCTAAGGGTAATCATATCACTACTACTTCTCATAGTTGCCGTGAACCTCATACAGAGGGGTTTGAGATGA
- the cybH gene encoding Ni/Fe-hydrogenase, b-type cytochrome subunit, whose translation MKKIYIFSPSLRVWHWVNALAITLLFLTGLYIGNPFFVGSQGLEATYAYGQRLTMDLLRMVHFAAGYVLLVGLLFRFFIAFFRKGDRLFLPKLRGDFWKGIWDMLLYYLFIKPQHPLYVRNPLARVVYLLVYLLLIFMVLTGFAMYGMSNPGGFWSKITGWVIPMLGGEFMTHMWHHWFAWIVIFFVILHVYMVIREDALKKSGEISSMFSGVKFLKKDPVDVEDVS comes from the coding sequence ATGAAGAAGATATACATATTCAGCCCTTCCCTAAGGGTGTGGCACTGGGTTAACGCCCTTGCCATCACCCTCCTCTTTTTAACAGGTTTGTACATAGGTAATCCCTTCTTCGTTGGATCTCAAGGTCTTGAGGCTACCTATGCCTACGGACAACGCCTCACTATGGATCTTCTCAGAATGGTCCATTTCGCTGCCGGTTATGTGCTGTTGGTAGGTCTTCTGTTTCGGTTCTTCATAGCCTTCTTCAGAAAGGGAGACAGACTGTTTCTTCCCAAACTGAGAGGAGATTTCTGGAAAGGTATATGGGACATGCTCCTCTACTATCTCTTCATAAAACCCCAGCATCCTCTGTACGTAAGGAATCCTCTTGCAAGGGTGGTTTACCTGTTGGTGTACCTGCTTCTTATCTTTATGGTTCTCACGGGATTCGCCATGTACGGTATGTCTAACCCTGGAGGTTTCTGGTCTAAGATAACCGGTTGGGTTATACCCATGTTGGGTGGCGAGTTTATGACACATATGTGGCATCATTGGTTTGCTTGGATAGTGATCTTCTTTGTTATACTGCACGTGTACATGGTGATCAGAGAGGACGCATTGAAGAAGAGTGGAGAAATCTCCTCTATGTTCAGTGGTGTGAAGTTTCTCAAAAAAGATCCTGTGGACGTGGAGGATGTCTCTTGA